From Timaviella obliquedivisa GSE-PSE-MK23-08B:
AACCGCGATCGCATTGGGGGGTTCTTCTAACGCATCGAATTGAGTTCTTAATAGATTAGCTTTCATGTAATGTCCTTGGCGCTGCGTCAGGCGTTGTTCAATAAGTTCAAAAGAGCCTTTCAGATAAACAAATTTTACCTGCTCTGAGGGTTCACCCAAAACCTGACGATAGGCTGCTTTGAGAGCAGAACACGCAAGAATGAGATTGGCATTGGTCTGAAGTGCTTCATCAATTGCGCGTCGGAGTGCCTGAAGCCAGGGGCGGCGATCGTCGTCATTAAGCGAAATACCTTGACGCATTTTTTCAATGTTTGCATCAGAATGAAAATCATCTGCATCTTTGAACTTCCAATTCAGTTCTAATGCCAGACCTCTACCAATCGTCGTTTTTCCAGAGCCAGAGACTCCTATAAGCAGAATCACCATGACTTTTTACAACCTCTCAGAAATCGCTATTGGGGCGTGATCAAACAAAGCTTAAGCTCTCAGAGATAGGAGTTGAATCGACCCAATTATGTTTTATTCCTACTCATCTTAACCAGCGTAAAAGGTTGCTACAAGAACAACTCAACCACTGTAGGCTTAGTTACTTTTCCCATGGCGTTGCGGGGTAATTCTTCAATAACTAGAATTCGAGTGGGCACTTTATAGACTGCCAATTGCTCTTTTGCCCAACTCCTGAAAGCTTCTAATGACAAACCTTGGGTTGCATATGATTCTTCTTTGCGCAACACGAGCGCCGCACAAACTCGCTCACCCCACTCTAGGTCAGGAACTCCAACCACAGCACATTCCTGAATCAAAGGATGGGTTCGTAACACTTCCT
This genomic window contains:
- a CDS encoding gluconokinase, which codes for MVILLIGVSGSGKTTIGRGLALELNWKFKDADDFHSDANIEKMRQGISLNDDDRRPWLQALRRAIDEALQTNANLILACSALKAAYRQVLGEPSEQVKFVYLKGSFELIEQRLTQRQGHYMKANLLRTQFDALEEPPNAIAVEIDQSPSAIAQQIKNYLHL